The Gemmata palustris genome includes a region encoding these proteins:
- a CDS encoding DUF5615 family PIN-like protein yields the protein MNLVADESLLGAIIDRLRADGHTVRAIRDTDGGAPDTDVLTIAVNEHAVLLTQDKDFGELVFRNRLTHTGIVLIRLTGMSADDRAQLVSEVIRDHANELSTAFTVVSNNGVRIRPVSSP from the coding sequence ATGAACCTCGTTGCCGACGAGAGTTTGCTGGGTGCGATCATTGACCGCCTTCGCGCGGACGGACACACCGTTCGCGCGATTCGTGACACGGATGGCGGCGCACCCGATACCGACGTGCTCACCATTGCCGTGAATGAGCACGCGGTTCTTCTCACCCAAGACAAAGATTTCGGCGAACTCGTTTTCCGCAACCGCCTGACGCATACCGGGATCGTATTGATCCGTCTCACGGGTATGTCCGCCGACGACCGAGCACAACTGGTCAGTGAAGTGATCCGAGACCACGCGAACGAACTCTCCACCGCATTCACAGTTGTGAGCAATAACGGTGTTCGGATTCGCCCTGTCTCCTCTCCCTGA
- a CDS encoding GIY-YIG nuclease family protein, with product MPFWNIKWYRFDAGNLPAVGGVYGILNNARLVIYVGRTEDLSRRIGEHRNDYYHCMHRQYPVSIVFEVITTEKERIIRERALIAEYHPPCNKTC from the coding sequence ATGCCTTTCTGGAACATCAAGTGGTATCGCTTCGATGCGGGTAACTTGCCTGCGGTTGGTGGTGTGTACGGGATTCTCAACAACGCCCGATTGGTGATCTACGTCGGGCGAACAGAGGATCTGAGCCGCCGAATCGGGGAGCACCGCAACGATTACTACCACTGCATGCACCGCCAGTACCCTGTGTCCATCGTGTTTGAAGTCATCACAACCGAAAAGGAGCGGATCATCCGGGAACGAGCGTTGATCGCGGAGTACCACCCGCCTTGCAACAAGACCTGCTAG
- the cas4g/cas1g gene encoding CRISPR-associated endonuclease Cas4g/Cas1g — MSATTDPIPVRALNQVTYCPRLFYLQYVDAVMPVNEHVEGGLFDHRRVDAPELKNKTRTDRGTATSRGIALSSEALGVTGVLDVIEEKNGEQYPVETKHGSAPHDDDGKPTVWDNDAVQLCAQALLMEESTGKPVPRGYQFYAGTRERVPLEFTPELREQTRGAIARCRELTVLDAPPDPLPPELRHRCFGCSLAPVCLPEETLYQIGHPAPAEIEEAKAPPELRRVIPQSDDGAVLYLQEPGSSVGKRSEHLVVKKDGKEMSRVPMHAIRQVVVCGNVQVSTQALETLATNDIAVSYVTGHGRFIGTFSPAPTKNVSLREAQFRKFSDPAACLELSKAVVRAKLSNQRALLMRSLRGEEEARGSHEPAARGIYGLLGVIDNQTSVESVLGIEGQGAALYFGEFGRFLKQPPTGKRFDFTTRNRRPPRDPVNALLSFAYAMLAKDCFGAVCTVGFDPYKGFFHQGRHGKPSLALDLMEEFRPVIADSVVLTLINNETLTPDDFIMWRDACNLTESGRKAFFAAYEQRKSTVITHPVYGYRMSYARMLEVQARMLASFIRGSIPTYTGFTVR, encoded by the coding sequence ATGTCCGCGACCACGGACCCGATCCCGGTGCGCGCACTCAACCAAGTGACGTACTGCCCCCGGCTCTTCTATCTGCAGTACGTCGATGCCGTTATGCCCGTGAACGAGCACGTCGAAGGCGGACTGTTCGACCACCGCCGCGTCGATGCACCCGAACTCAAGAACAAGACCCGCACCGATCGCGGGACCGCCACCAGTCGCGGGATCGCGCTGTCGAGCGAGGCGCTGGGCGTCACCGGCGTGCTGGACGTGATCGAGGAGAAGAACGGCGAGCAGTACCCGGTGGAAACCAAACACGGCTCGGCGCCGCACGACGATGACGGCAAGCCGACCGTTTGGGACAACGACGCGGTGCAACTGTGCGCCCAGGCGCTCTTGATGGAAGAATCGACCGGCAAACCGGTGCCGCGCGGCTACCAGTTCTATGCAGGTACCCGCGAGCGCGTACCGCTGGAGTTCACGCCCGAATTGCGCGAGCAGACCCGCGGGGCCATCGCCCGCTGTCGCGAACTGACCGTACTGGACGCCCCGCCCGATCCGCTCCCGCCCGAGCTGCGTCACCGGTGCTTCGGTTGCTCGCTCGCGCCCGTGTGCCTGCCCGAAGAAACGCTGTATCAGATCGGCCACCCGGCCCCTGCGGAAATCGAAGAGGCGAAAGCGCCGCCGGAACTCAGGCGGGTCATTCCGCAATCCGATGACGGCGCGGTGCTGTACCTGCAAGAGCCGGGAAGCTCGGTCGGCAAGCGCAGCGAGCACCTTGTCGTCAAGAAGGACGGCAAGGAGATGAGTCGCGTTCCGATGCACGCGATTCGACAGGTAGTGGTGTGCGGGAACGTGCAGGTCAGCACGCAGGCACTCGAAACGCTCGCGACCAACGACATCGCGGTGTCTTACGTGACCGGGCACGGGCGGTTCATCGGCACGTTTTCGCCCGCGCCCACGAAAAACGTGTCACTCCGCGAGGCTCAGTTCCGTAAGTTCAGTGACCCGGCCGCGTGTCTGGAACTGTCGAAGGCCGTGGTGCGGGCCAAGCTCTCGAACCAGCGTGCCCTGCTCATGCGCAGTCTGCGCGGGGAAGAAGAGGCACGCGGTAGTCACGAGCCGGCCGCACGCGGCATCTACGGGCTACTCGGGGTGATTGACAACCAGACCTCGGTAGAATCCGTGCTCGGTATCGAGGGCCAGGGGGCCGCGCTGTACTTCGGTGAGTTCGGGCGCTTCCTGAAGCAACCGCCGACGGGCAAGCGCTTCGACTTCACCACGCGGAACCGGCGCCCGCCGCGCGACCCGGTGAACGCGCTCCTGTCGTTCGCCTACGCGATGCTCGCAAAGGACTGCTTCGGGGCCGTCTGCACGGTCGGGTTCGACCCGTACAAGGGGTTCTTCCACCAGGGCCGACACGGAAAACCGTCGCTTGCCCTGGACCTCATGGAAGAATTCCGACCCGTGATCGCCGATTCGGTCGTTCTCACGCTGATTAATAATGAAACGCTGACCCCCGACGATTTCATCATGTGGCGGGATGCGTGCAACCTGACCGAGAGCGGGCGCAAGGCGTTCTTCGCGGCCTACGAGCAGCGCAAATCGACGGTCATCACGCACCCGGTGTACGGCTACCGGATGTCCTACGCGCGGATGCTGGAAGTGCAGGCCCGGATGCTCGCGTCATTCATCCGCGGGAGCATCCCGACGTACACCGGGTTCACGGTACGCTAA
- the cas2 gene encoding CRISPR-associated endonuclease Cas2, with translation MDSYLVCYDISNPKRLRKVARTCEDFGYRKQLSVFLVRVSATDFVRLRSRLYDIINLNEDQVLFLPLTEQSLQRMEAIGRPTDAYDKNDVVMIL, from the coding sequence ATGGACAGCTATTTGGTCTGTTATGACATCTCGAATCCGAAGCGACTCCGCAAGGTGGCGCGGACGTGCGAGGATTTCGGGTACCGCAAGCAATTGTCCGTGTTCCTGGTTCGTGTGAGCGCAACCGACTTCGTCCGCCTGCGCTCGCGCCTATACGACATTATCAACTTGAACGAAGACCAGGTGCTGTTCCTCCCGCTCACGGAGCAGAGCTTGCAGCGCATGGAAGCGATCGGCCGGCCCACCGACGCCTACGACAAGAACGACGTGGTGATGATCCTTTAA
- a CDS encoding SOS response-associated peptidase, with translation MCARLTTSITRPETASEKLAFRDPFWFHRCLIPATGFFEWKTAGKKTRPYFFRRADGGTLAYAGIWDRWDGPARPVDTVAVLTVPANELVKPLHERMAAILPEEHFAAWLDPKETRPANLLPLLVPCPASRMESWPVSDRVNRASASGADLLTPVEDAVPMWTQPSLFDAA, from the coding sequence ATGTGCGCGCGTCTTACTACCTCCATAACCCGACCCGAAACCGCGTCCGAGAAGCTCGCGTTCCGCGACCCGTTCTGGTTCCACCGGTGCCTGATTCCCGCAACCGGATTCTTCGAGTGGAAGACCGCGGGCAAAAAGACGCGCCCGTACTTCTTCCGCAGAGCCGACGGCGGAACACTCGCCTATGCGGGCATCTGGGACCGGTGGGACGGACCCGCGAGACCGGTCGATACGGTCGCGGTGCTCACGGTACCGGCCAACGAGTTGGTGAAGCCGCTCCACGAGCGCATGGCCGCGATCCTGCCCGAAGAGCACTTCGCGGCGTGGCTCGATCCGAAAGAAACGCGGCCCGCCAACTTGCTCCCGTTACTCGTACCGTGCCCGGCCTCGCGCATGGAATCCTGGCCCGTAAGTGATCGCGTGAACCGGGCGAGCGCGAGCGGGGCCGATCTGCTCACCCCGGTCGAGGACGCCGTGCCGATGTGGACGCAACCGAGCCTGTTCGACGCCGCGTGA
- a CDS encoding PhnD/SsuA/transferrin family substrate-binding protein has translation MAENLNRREALAAAALSLAAFPVPAVDKPGEKPAEKPVVIPENALVVLVMDPLSAQLSCPCVNGYGQRDYDKLGKFLADKIGRAVAVVYGESLAGGLKKSSGKAHLVIGKDSVVRTTAPGNKLAVTYLAALTGKDGKTTQTGLVCVAAIDKAVTPVDLKEHTIYFGNPAAEEKSAAAVKALKDFGLEVPAKLDTCATCSEGATKVVEETKAGKKVAAVISSYAHPLLEGCGTIKKGELRVIAETDPVPFIAAFATDSLAPADRGAVKAALLGVGKNKDLCTAIETKDGFIEPAKKK, from the coding sequence ATGGCCGAGAACCTGAACCGCCGCGAGGCGCTCGCCGCGGCCGCGCTTTCACTGGCCGCGTTCCCGGTCCCGGCGGTCGATAAGCCGGGAGAAAAGCCCGCCGAGAAACCGGTGGTGATCCCCGAGAACGCGCTGGTCGTGCTCGTGATGGACCCGCTGTCCGCCCAACTGTCGTGCCCGTGCGTGAACGGGTACGGACAGCGCGATTACGACAAGCTCGGCAAGTTCCTGGCGGACAAGATCGGGCGCGCGGTTGCCGTGGTTTACGGCGAGAGTCTGGCCGGGGGGCTGAAGAAGTCCTCGGGCAAGGCGCACCTCGTCATCGGCAAGGACTCGGTCGTGCGCACCACCGCGCCCGGCAACAAGCTCGCGGTCACGTACCTCGCGGCTCTCACGGGCAAGGACGGGAAGACTACCCAGACCGGGCTCGTGTGCGTTGCCGCGATCGACAAAGCGGTTACACCAGTCGATCTGAAGGAACACACGATCTACTTCGGCAACCCCGCGGCCGAGGAGAAGAGTGCGGCGGCGGTGAAGGCACTAAAAGATTTCGGGCTCGAAGTTCCCGCCAAGCTCGACACGTGCGCGACCTGCTCCGAGGGCGCGACCAAGGTCGTTGAGGAGACGAAGGCGGGTAAGAAGGTCGCGGCCGTGATCTCGTCCTACGCGCACCCACTTCTGGAAGGGTGCGGGACCATCAAGAAGGGCGAGCTGCGGGTGATCGCCGAAACGGACCCGGTGCCGTTCATCGCCGCGTTCGCGACGGACAGCCTGGCCCCCGCCGACCGTGGCGCGGTGAAGGCCGCGCTGTTGGGAGTCGGAAAGAACAAGGATCTCTGCACGGCCATCGAGACGAAGGACGGGTTCATCGAGCCGGCTAAAAAAAAGTAA
- a CDS encoding PQQ-binding-like beta-propeller repeat protein — MNSRNLLLASGALLALAPLVNGDDWPQWMGPKRDNVWRETGIIEKFPAGGPKVLWRAPVAAGYSGPAVAGGKVYVTDRVLAKGVENPADPFDTKQKVNSTERVLCLDEKTGKELWKHEYPCAYQISYPAGPRCTPLVSDGKVYTLGAMGDLYCLDAASGKELWKCDFKAAYKSKPAIWGFAAHPILDGKKLITLVGGEGAHVVAFDKDTGKELWKAGDDKEIGYAPPLFTEAAGVRQMIVAAPKSVYAVDPETGKQLWTTPYKATSTSIIMTPVRSGDHVFVGGYQTKNLMLKLTADKPGVEVVFKDKKGAGLSPVNVQPFVQDGVVYGHDEGGALRAVEVPSGKRLWDSPGPLASDPKGSDTSFIVKNGDRFFFFNESGELVIGKLTPKEYEEVDRAKVIEQTGAAFGRKVVWCAPAFADKKMFVRNDKEIICVDLAAK; from the coding sequence ATGAACTCGCGTAATCTGCTCCTCGCTTCGGGGGCGCTACTCGCCCTTGCTCCGCTCGTGAACGGCGACGACTGGCCCCAGTGGATGGGACCGAAGCGCGACAACGTGTGGCGCGAAACCGGGATCATCGAGAAGTTCCCGGCGGGCGGGCCGAAAGTCCTGTGGCGCGCGCCCGTCGCGGCCGGGTACAGCGGCCCGGCGGTCGCGGGCGGGAAGGTGTACGTCACCGATCGGGTGCTCGCGAAGGGCGTCGAGAACCCCGCCGATCCGTTCGACACGAAACAAAAGGTGAACAGCACCGAGCGCGTGCTGTGTCTGGACGAGAAGACCGGCAAGGAACTGTGGAAGCACGAGTACCCGTGCGCCTACCAGATCAGCTACCCCGCCGGCCCGCGCTGTACGCCCCTGGTGAGCGACGGCAAGGTCTACACGCTCGGCGCGATGGGCGACCTCTACTGCCTGGACGCCGCTTCCGGCAAGGAACTGTGGAAGTGCGACTTCAAGGCCGCGTACAAGTCCAAGCCCGCAATCTGGGGGTTCGCCGCGCACCCGATCCTCGACGGCAAGAAGCTCATCACGCTGGTGGGCGGTGAGGGCGCCCACGTGGTCGCGTTCGACAAGGACACGGGCAAGGAACTGTGGAAGGCCGGGGACGACAAGGAGATCGGGTACGCCCCGCCGCTGTTCACCGAAGCCGCCGGGGTGCGGCAGATGATCGTCGCGGCGCCGAAATCCGTGTACGCGGTCGATCCGGAGACGGGCAAACAACTATGGACCACGCCGTACAAGGCGACCAGCACGTCCATCATCATGACGCCCGTGCGGAGCGGGGACCACGTGTTCGTTGGCGGCTACCAGACCAAGAACCTGATGCTCAAGTTGACCGCGGACAAGCCGGGCGTGGAAGTGGTGTTCAAGGACAAGAAGGGCGCCGGGCTGTCGCCCGTGAACGTTCAGCCGTTCGTGCAGGACGGCGTCGTCTACGGGCACGACGAGGGTGGCGCGCTCAGGGCCGTCGAGGTGCCCAGCGGGAAGCGCCTCTGGGACTCCCCCGGCCCGCTCGCCAGCGACCCCAAGGGCTCCGACACGTCTTTTATCGTTAAGAACGGGGATCGCTTCTTCTTCTTCAACGAGAGCGGCGAGTTGGTGATCGGGAAGCTCACGCCGAAAGAGTACGAAGAGGTGGACCGCGCGAAAGTGATCGAGCAGACCGGCGCCGCGTTCGGGCGCAAGGTCGTGTGGTGCGCCCCGGCCTTCGCGGATAAGAAGATGTTCGTCCGCAACGACAAGGAGATCATCTGCGTCGATCTGGCGGCAAAGTAG
- the cas7g gene encoding type I-G CRISPR-associated RAMP protein Csb1/Cas7g, whose protein sequence is MPTDPTLSYDDLKAAVAGSSAAFRLTLKLEAVSPKVFPPTYEGGKYATEDRNINGQKLPCVLLDSVPSQANRMELALQDAIDGGLFQLPLVSVNFAAVDNPGIPKITSLQAPHRIADAILRDSTIGEGKKPAKFRESEIGKELDKLSTGYATPLLDYAPHCLVFGMWDSTGPRGGLGVKFARALVSEIIGVNAVAGVTSSSRIDPLNIRVNSGTLYKAKGGGWTLDSELAEKDPKTKKAVLLGKDGKPSEANHGNVTPDLVYRKDKNGNLVLGDSERPVMMVVFDNEQERGHKYVIRDERKPIAKGGFTIDYAEQTTVLSLPALRRLRFPAKSGEKSTPEGDNAARTYLAALGLLGATLAVEAGYDLRSRCILRATNVVTWHLLGKPGDADKPFVLDKAAAIKLYNDALAAVQKAKLPIHLEEIILTPSDDLVTLVKKSMELAAAEAGTEG, encoded by the coding sequence GTGCCCACTGACCCAACCCTGAGTTACGACGACCTGAAAGCCGCTGTCGCGGGAAGCTCCGCCGCGTTCCGACTCACGCTGAAACTGGAAGCCGTCAGCCCGAAAGTATTCCCGCCCACTTACGAGGGAGGCAAGTACGCGACCGAGGATCGCAACATCAACGGCCAGAAATTGCCGTGCGTGTTGCTCGATTCCGTACCGTCGCAGGCCAACCGGATGGAACTCGCGCTACAAGATGCGATCGACGGCGGGTTGTTTCAACTGCCGCTCGTGTCGGTCAACTTTGCCGCGGTCGATAATCCCGGCATTCCGAAGATCACGTCGCTTCAGGCGCCGCACCGCATCGCCGACGCGATCCTCCGCGATAGCACCATTGGCGAGGGGAAGAAGCCGGCCAAGTTCCGCGAGTCGGAGATCGGCAAGGAACTCGACAAACTGTCCACCGGCTACGCAACGCCGCTTCTCGACTATGCACCACACTGCCTCGTCTTCGGCATGTGGGACAGCACTGGCCCGCGCGGTGGTCTGGGTGTGAAGTTCGCCCGCGCACTCGTGTCCGAAATCATCGGTGTAAACGCAGTAGCTGGTGTCACTTCGAGTAGCCGCATTGATCCGCTTAATATTCGTGTGAATAGTGGCACCCTGTATAAAGCCAAGGGCGGAGGCTGGACACTCGATTCGGAGTTGGCTGAGAAAGACCCTAAAACCAAGAAGGCTGTACTGCTGGGCAAAGACGGTAAACCATCGGAAGCAAATCACGGTAACGTAACGCCTGATCTCGTCTACCGAAAGGATAAGAACGGGAACCTTGTGCTCGGTGATAGTGAGCGACCGGTCATGATGGTGGTATTCGACAACGAACAAGAACGGGGTCACAAGTACGTCATTCGGGATGAGCGAAAGCCGATTGCAAAGGGCGGGTTCACCATCGACTACGCGGAGCAAACCACCGTGCTGTCACTGCCCGCCCTGCGGCGATTGCGGTTCCCTGCGAAGTCTGGCGAGAAGTCCACGCCCGAAGGCGACAACGCAGCACGAACGTACCTCGCTGCACTCGGACTACTCGGTGCCACACTCGCGGTTGAAGCGGGCTACGATCTGCGCTCGCGGTGCATTCTCCGGGCAACGAACGTCGTAACGTGGCACCTGCTCGGCAAGCCCGGCGACGCCGACAAGCCGTTCGTGCTCGATAAGGCTGCCGCGATCAAGCTCTACAACGATGCGCTTGCCGCGGTGCAGAAGGCGAAGTTGCCGATTCACCTCGAAGAGATCATTCTCACGCCTTCGGATGACCTCGTTACGCTCGTCAAGAAGAGCATGGAACTCGCCGCGGCGGAAGCCGGAACGGAGGGCTGA
- the csb2 gene encoding type I-G CRISPR-associated protein Csb2: MFALGVEFLMGRAIITRVDNREEPEWPPHPDRVFMALVAAWGEAGEDADQRAALEWLEKLPAPEIAVPLDVSTRTPFTSYVPVNDDGSPMGKKGPFGPMGSLPLGRNRQPRQFPAVAPASPTFFLQWEVDVPANLRPALERVCGLVTYLGHSASPVRMWVADQLPDDAPISLQPDDNRATVRLRVFGSGRTAYLKNRFDANLRPQPSLWQGYAPPRTESNADVIEGPFDPGLFVFRELPGNRRYALESCGIIADAIRRELMRRHGPNVQNAPEWLSGHAADGSPSKLSRPAYVPLGFVGHDHADGHLLGVAIAVPNDFEHTAELFRLLSAHDGKNPHEIDAGVPYLSMTVRNPHLENREIGQFDLELDERPEGRRQFTLKTFTWTNPSRIWTTVTPVMLSQFPRRELGTEDVIVKACLDAGYPEPVAVRVSSAPLVRGVPHSRAFHVKPRGGRPPRPLTHAQIEFPIRVRGPVLIGAGRYAGYGVCRPSHEDQS; encoded by the coding sequence ATGTTCGCCCTCGGAGTCGAGTTCCTGATGGGGCGCGCGATCATCACGCGCGTCGACAACCGCGAAGAACCGGAGTGGCCGCCGCACCCGGACCGCGTGTTCATGGCGCTGGTCGCGGCTTGGGGCGAGGCCGGCGAGGACGCGGACCAGCGCGCCGCCCTCGAATGGCTGGAGAAACTACCAGCCCCTGAGATCGCAGTGCCACTGGATGTATCGACGCGCACGCCGTTCACCAGTTACGTTCCGGTGAACGATGACGGTAGCCCGATGGGGAAGAAAGGGCCGTTCGGTCCAATGGGGAGTTTGCCCCTGGGCCGCAACCGGCAACCGCGCCAGTTCCCCGCTGTCGCGCCCGCGTCGCCGACGTTCTTCCTCCAATGGGAAGTTGACGTTCCCGCGAATCTCCGGCCGGCTCTGGAGCGCGTCTGCGGGTTGGTAACGTACCTCGGGCACTCAGCGTCACCCGTGCGGATGTGGGTCGCGGACCAGTTGCCGGACGATGCGCCGATTTCGTTGCAACCGGACGACAACCGTGCCACGGTGCGCCTGCGCGTGTTCGGCTCCGGGCGCACGGCTTATCTGAAGAACCGTTTCGATGCGAACCTGCGCCCGCAGCCGTCATTGTGGCAGGGGTACGCGCCACCGCGGACGGAATCGAACGCGGACGTGATCGAGGGGCCGTTCGATCCGGGGCTATTTGTGTTTCGCGAACTGCCCGGCAACCGGCGGTACGCGCTCGAATCGTGCGGCATCATCGCCGACGCGATCCGGCGCGAACTGATGCGCCGGCACGGACCGAACGTGCAGAACGCACCCGAATGGCTGAGCGGGCACGCGGCCGACGGATCGCCCAGCAAGTTGTCGCGTCCCGCCTATGTGCCACTCGGGTTCGTCGGTCACGACCACGCTGACGGCCACTTACTCGGCGTGGCGATCGCAGTGCCGAACGATTTCGAGCACACGGCCGAACTGTTCCGACTTCTGAGCGCGCACGACGGGAAGAACCCTCACGAGATCGATGCGGGTGTGCCGTACCTGTCAATGACGGTGCGGAATCCCCATTTGGAGAACCGTGAGATCGGCCAATTCGACCTTGAGTTGGACGAGCGCCCGGAAGGTCGCCGGCAGTTCACACTCAAGACGTTTACCTGGACGAATCCGTCGCGTATCTGGACCACGGTTACACCGGTGATGCTGTCGCAGTTCCCGCGCCGGGAGCTGGGAACCGAAGACGTCATTGTGAAGGCGTGTTTGGACGCCGGCTACCCGGAACCGGTCGCAGTCCGGGTCAGTTCCGCGCCTCTCGTCCGCGGTGTGCCGCACTCGCGGGCGTTCCACGTCAAGCCGCGCGGCGGGCGCCCGCCGCGTCCGCTCACTCACGCCCAAATCGAGTTCCCCATTCGCGTTCGCGGGCCGGTGCTGATCGGCGCCGGTCGTTACGCGGGTTATGGTGTCTGCCGCCCGAGCCACGAGGACCAGTCATGA
- a CDS encoding alpha/beta fold hydrolase: MLPTTDHVISGVRCGVHDSDPGRYEAVVFVHGNPGPMDDWEELIPAVTPFARAVAMDMPGYGRAEHPRRFDYTIDGYARYLGALLDQLGVDRAHLVLHDFGGPWGLRWAAANPSRVASVTLINCGVLEGYKWHGFARVWQTPILGELSQLTTTKWGMKRALNAMSPKPMPDAFFDRVMRYADWGHKRAVLKLYRASKHVGTRAPEVPAFAKDLPVCVLWGAGDPFIGVEFAEKQKRYFPRAEVHVLAGLGHWPFIDDLEAVRTPLVGFLTKHVGRSD; this comes from the coding sequence ATGTTACCCACGACCGATCACGTCATTTCGGGTGTTCGTTGCGGGGTCCACGACAGTGACCCGGGGAGATATGAAGCGGTGGTGTTCGTTCACGGGAACCCCGGTCCGATGGACGACTGGGAGGAGTTGATCCCCGCCGTCACCCCGTTCGCCCGCGCGGTCGCGATGGACATGCCCGGGTACGGGCGCGCCGAGCACCCCCGACGGTTCGACTACACCATCGACGGGTACGCGCGGTACCTCGGGGCGCTGCTCGACCAGTTGGGCGTGGATCGCGCGCATCTGGTTCTGCACGACTTCGGCGGCCCGTGGGGGCTGCGCTGGGCGGCCGCGAACCCGAGCCGCGTCGCGAGCGTCACGCTCATCAATTGCGGCGTGCTCGAAGGGTACAAGTGGCACGGGTTCGCGCGGGTCTGGCAGACGCCGATCCTCGGGGAACTGTCGCAACTCACCACGACGAAGTGGGGGATGAAGCGGGCGCTCAACGCGATGAGCCCGAAGCCGATGCCCGACGCCTTTTTCGACCGGGTCATGAGGTACGCGGACTGGGGGCACAAGCGCGCCGTGCTGAAGCTGTACCGGGCCTCGAAGCACGTTGGGACACGCGCGCCAGAGGTGCCCGCGTTCGCGAAGGATCTGCCCGTGTGCGTGCTCTGGGGCGCGGGCGACCCGTTCATCGGGGTCGAGTTCGCCGAGAAGCAGAAGCGGTACTTCCCGAGGGCCGAAGTCCACGTGCTCGCCGGCCTCGGGCACTGGCCGTTCATCGACGACCTCGAAGCGGTGCGGACTCCGCTGGTGGGGTTCTTGACGAAGCACGTGGGGCGGTCCGACTAG
- a CDS encoding outer membrane protein assembly factor BamB family protein — protein MRDEFDAADERKWGVCDSPLIADGKLIVAPGGKDAALVALDPKTGKPVWKAPGKPTGYGSFIAAKLGGVLQIVGHDAETLGGWDAKTGTRLWTVKPERRGDFNVPTPIVVGDRLFVTTENNGARLFTFKTGGAIDPKPVATSKKLAPDTHTPVVAGSRVFGVWNRLYCLNLTDGLKELYDESTTAFSGYCAAVATDSRVLVVPRSGELILLDATADEYTELGRLAAFGKDEKGVYAHPAFVGTRVYIRGNSSVRCLELG, from the coding sequence GTGCGCGACGAGTTCGACGCGGCCGACGAGCGCAAGTGGGGCGTGTGCGATTCGCCGCTCATCGCCGATGGCAAACTGATCGTCGCCCCCGGGGGGAAGGACGCGGCCCTCGTCGCGCTCGATCCCAAAACCGGCAAGCCCGTGTGGAAGGCACCCGGGAAGCCCACGGGCTACGGCTCGTTCATCGCCGCAAAGCTCGGCGGGGTGCTCCAGATCGTCGGCCACGACGCCGAGACGCTCGGGGGGTGGGACGCGAAGACCGGCACGCGCCTGTGGACCGTGAAACCGGAGCGCCGCGGGGACTTCAACGTGCCCACGCCCATCGTGGTCGGCGACAGGCTGTTCGTGACGACCGAGAACAACGGGGCGCGGCTGTTCACGTTCAAAACGGGCGGGGCGATCGACCCGAAGCCCGTCGCAACGAGCAAGAAGCTCGCGCCGGACACGCACACGCCGGTCGTCGCGGGCTCCCGCGTATTCGGTGTGTGGAACCGGCTGTACTGCTTGAACCTCACGGACGGGCTCAAGGAGCTTTACGACGAGAGCACCACGGCGTTCTCCGGGTACTGCGCGGCAGTGGCGACCGACTCGCGTGTGCTCGTGGTGCCGCGCTCGGGTGAACTGATCCTGCTCGACGCAACGGCCGACGAGTACACGGAACTCGGTCGCTTGGCCGCGTTCGGAAAGGACGAGAAAGGCGTGTACGCGCACCCGGCGTTCGTCGGCACTCGCGTATACATTCGCGGGAACAGTTCGGTCCGGTGCCTGGAGTTGGGTTGA
- a CDS encoding DUF433 domain-containing protein has product MATAQIVSDPSILFGKPVIAGTRISVELILEELGGGLSVDDLLREYPHLTREQVLAAVRFAAEAIRNDAVYPFGKVPA; this is encoded by the coding sequence ATGGCTACCGCTCAAATCGTTTCCGACCCAAGCATCTTGTTCGGCAAACCCGTGATCGCAGGAACACGGATTAGTGTCGAACTGATCCTTGAGGAACTCGGCGGCGGATTATCGGTCGATGACCTGCTCCGAGAGTACCCGCACCTCACGCGCGAACAGGTTCTCGCGGCCGTGCGGTTCGCGGCCGAGGCGATCCGCAACGACGCGGTGTACCCGTTCGGGAAGGTTCCGGCATGA